The Sesamum indicum cultivar Zhongzhi No. 13 linkage group LG6, S_indicum_v1.0, whole genome shotgun sequence genomic interval CTCACTCGAACACCTCTTAGTAAAGGAAGCTGAGGACCGCAAACCATTTTGTCATGTCTAATTCATAATCCATCAACTGAAAATCGAACCGTGTCAAGCAGAAATctgatataaattaatataaagcTGCGGGGCTCTTCATTCACATTTGGGTCAGAATTAGTAAGTCCAGAGTGCCAAAACCATTTCagggaaaaaatatcaaacaccTGGCGGAATTTCAGTCGGATACTCTCACCTAAGGGGAAAacacaaagaacaagaagcaGAAGGCTGCAGTTTAGAATAACAAAAGAGAGATAAAGCAAACGCAACGCAAGTGATTACCACGCAGGCTTGATGTCCCAAACTGAGTCATACTCTAGGGACAGATGATTGAGGTATCCATCCATGTCTTCGACGGCGCCGTTTTCGTCGAAGAAAGCCGACTCTTGAACTGGCTCAACGCCATCCCTGAAGTCGCCCCTCACGAGGGTTGTCCGGCTTCTGGTTCTGCCCACATTTTTTGACAGTGAAGGGAGATTTGAGCTGGAAATAGGAGAAATTTGGGGTTTAATCCGCGGAGAAGAAGTAGAAGAAGATAAATTGAGAGAAATGGGGAAGCGAGGGTGACACTGAACAGCTATCATCTTTGGCGGTATTTGgaaatttctcttttcctg includes:
- the LOC105165298 gene encoding uncharacterized protein LOC105165298; its protein translation is MIAVQCHPRFPISLNLSSSTSSPRIKPQISPISSSNLPSLSKNVGRTRSRTTLVRGDFRDGVEPVQESAFFDENGAVEDMDGYLNHLSLEYDSVWDIKPAWCQPWTVTLTGMVIITGSWLVWNSVTVTSAVTSVICLWWYVFLYHYPKAYSDMIAERRKKVTSGVEDTYGMKTGQ